From a region of the Enterobacter sp. JBIWA008 genome:
- the tolB gene encoding Tol-Pal system beta propeller repeat protein TolB encodes MKQALRVAFSFLMLWAAVLHAEVRIEITQGVDSARPIGVVPFQWAGPGAAPEDAGGIVAADLRNSGKFNPLDRSRLPQQPGSAQEVQPAAWSALGIDAVVVGQVTPNPDGSYNVAWQLVDTGGAPGTVLAQNSYKVTKQYLRYAAHAASDAVFEKLTGIKGAFRTRIAYVVQTNGGQFPYELRVSDYDGYNQFLVKRSSQPLMSPAWSPDGSKLAYVTFESGRSALVIQTLANGAVRQVASFPRHNGAPSFSPDGSKLAFALSKTGSLNLYVMDIGSGQIRQVTDGRSNNTEPSWFPDSQNLAFTSDQAGRPQIYKVNINGGAPQRITWEGSQNQNSDVSSDGKFMVMVSSNGGQQHIAKQDLVAGGVQVLSSTFLDETPSLAPNGTMVIYSSSQGMGSVLNLVSTDGRFKARIPATDGQVKSPAWSPYL; translated from the coding sequence TTCCAGTGGGCCGGTCCTGGCGCTGCACCTGAAGATGCCGGTGGCATCGTGGCGGCTGACCTGCGTAACAGCGGTAAATTCAACCCGTTAGATCGTTCTCGTCTGCCTCAGCAGCCGGGCAGCGCGCAGGAAGTACAGCCTGCAGCATGGTCTGCGCTGGGTATTGATGCCGTGGTTGTGGGTCAGGTTACGCCTAACCCGGACGGCTCTTACAACGTGGCCTGGCAGCTGGTGGATACCGGCGGTGCACCGGGTACCGTTCTGGCACAGAACTCTTACAAGGTCACTAAGCAGTACCTGCGCTACGCGGCACACGCGGCCAGCGATGCGGTATTTGAGAAACTGACCGGCATTAAAGGGGCGTTCCGTACCCGTATTGCTTATGTGGTACAGACCAACGGTGGTCAGTTCCCATATGAGCTGCGCGTATCTGACTACGACGGCTACAACCAGTTCCTGGTGAAACGTTCTTCTCAGCCGCTGATGTCTCCAGCCTGGTCTCCGGACGGTTCTAAACTGGCCTATGTAACCTTCGAAAGCGGCCGTTCAGCGCTGGTTATCCAGACGCTGGCAAACGGTGCCGTTCGTCAGGTTGCGTCTTTCCCACGTCACAACGGTGCGCCTTCGTTCTCTCCGGACGGGTCTAAACTGGCGTTTGCGCTGTCAAAAACCGGTAGCCTGAATCTGTACGTGATGGACATTGGCTCTGGCCAGATTCGTCAGGTGACCGACGGTCGCAGCAACAACACCGAACCTTCATGGTTCCCGGACAGTCAAAACCTGGCGTTTACCTCTGACCAGGCTGGCCGTCCACAAATCTACAAAGTCAACATCAACGGCGGTGCTCCGCAGCGTATTACCTGGGAAGGTTCGCAGAATCAGAACTCAGACGTGAGCAGCGACGGTAAATTTATGGTAATGGTGAGCTCCAACGGTGGGCAGCAGCACATTGCCAAACAAGATCTGGTAGCGGGTGGCGTTCAAGTTCTGTCGTCAACGTTCCTGGATGAAACGCCAAGTCTGGCACCTAACGGCACGATGGTAATCTACAGCTCTTCTCAGGGGATGGGATCTGTGCTGAATCTGGTTTCTACAGATGGGCGTTTCAAAGCGCGTATTCCGGCAACTGATGGACAGGTAAAATCACCTGCCTGGTCGCCGTATCTGTAA